ACATGAGCGAATATGTGCACTTGCAATATCCATATATACCTATATTGCACATTGTGTAATAATGTATGCAAAGCTCTATGCTTCACACATATAATACACGGTGTAATGGGGTTTGTTTTAACAGTGATCCTTGCTAATGTCGACCACTTACGGAATGCCTGGGTGCGGATGTTTTTTCCGTCGGAAAACTTTCCCACTCCCACAGCATTCAAGGCAGCCAAACGCACTGTGTACATTGTGTACGGCTTCAGGGGGGTGATGGCTAGAGGAGCTACAAAAgtagaaagagaaagacaacaCATCAGCTAACTTGCATGATTAAATGTGGGTCGATTTAAATTAAGTTAGTAAGTAAGTATGAATTATTGACTCACACTGACACTATAAACTTTAAGAAACGTTTTACCTGAAGCCGGGACCGTGATCTCCTTCCACTGTTCCGTGGCACTTTGCCTCCACTGCAGGACGAAGCTTGTGATTGGTGTTCCTCCACTGATGGGTGGGGTTTtgagggagaagaggacagAGGATGGGCCAGGAGAGACTGACAGGTAGTTTGGTGGACCAGGCTGGGCTGTGTAGCGGGAGGccggatggagaaaaacagaaatgtgtaaGTTTCATGGTTTAGTAATGACCAAATGAACGTTTCCTCCACAAAGCCAGACATAAACTCTTACTGTGTATTGTAACGTCTCTTGATGCATTTCCAGCGATGCTGACAGCCATGCAGGAATACATTCCACCGTCAGAGGGGATTACCTCATCAATCACCAATGCGTCATCAACAACGTGGACAGGAAATGAGGTGGAGTTCTGACAGGGGAAGGCACAACAGGAAATGGCCAATCACATGTCGGCCCATTCTCAAATCTGTAGATCCTCAAAAGTAATTCTGTTAAAGCAACAGTTTGCATGGAGTGAACCAGACCGTTGGTCACATCTATTGTGGCTGATAAAAAGTTGCTGAGGGATGTAGCAGTTTACCAGTGTGCGTCCGCTGTGCTTGTTGAGCCAGTGTAGCTCCGGCTGAGGATGCCCGGAGACGTTACAGGACACAGACACTCTCTGGCCCACTGCTAcactctgctgctctgctgacACAAACACCTCCGGGGCCTCTGAAATGACATATCTCATGTGTCATCACAGCACAACAGGATGCAGTACACCTGCAGAAGGTCCATGTATAATGGTATATATGttactttttattgtttgttgttaCATTGAGATTACCGTAAACATGAAGCATAATGGTGGCGCTGCTCTCGGCTATCTTGTTGGTGGCGGTGCAGACGTACTCGCCGTAGTCTGCCCTAGTAACAGACATCATAGTCAACTCGCTGCGGTCTGAGTTAAACTGATGATGCGAAGGGTCAAACGCCACCGGCCTGGGGGGAGGACAAGCACAGCGAGACGTACAATTAATAATGCGGTAgggatttgtttttcatatGAGTCCAAAAACTGAACTTACATGAACACATTATGAACAAACTAATGCATAAAGTGTTTCTCTGAACAAAATACTAGATATAGACCATCTCTCCCAAAGCAAGGACTTACATGAGCCAGGTGATGTTGGGTTTTGGATGACCGTCCACTAAACACAGCAGGGAAACTTTGGTATCTGCCATcacttttttctcctcttctctcagaTGTACaaaaggaggagctgcaggacagAATTGTGGTTTTTATTCCAAATCCTGCTTTGTTAACACTTCAGATGTGCTTCATCATTACGGCTTGAAGCAAAATAAGctcaatgaaaaaaaatcaataagaaAAGATCTTAAGGGGAAAAATGATCTGTCAACCCCCATAACTGCAATTTCATATTCACGTTTAATAGAAACCAACCATTGACAACAACGGAGACGCGGAGCAGCTTCTCGATGTCCCTTCCTCTGATCCGAGCCTGACACTCGTACGTCCCAGCATCCTCTCTCTTCACAGGGTCAAAGACGACTGTGCGATCAGGCAGTCGACGCACACGCTGTCCTGCTGTAGTCAGCGATAGTAGGACGGAAATGCAGAAACAAGAGTGtcggaaaaaaaatatttgaaaaatggTGACAGgtagaaacacaaaaagaaaaaagcaaagtgGTGTCCAGTATTCAATCATGTCAAGttagcaaaatgtttttttgtaaactaTAAAATAGACCCTCAAACACGAGGAGAGCTCCAAGCCCGGTCTGCTGCTCCTACCGTCAGAGGAGATGTCTTTCTTGTCTTTGAGCCAGTGAACATCCACGGCTGGCTGGCCGGTCACCAGGCACGGCATCACTCCCCTTGTGCCCTCCAGAAACTCATGGTGGATCTGAGTGCTGCCAAACGATGGACCCTCTgacggaagaagaagaagaagaagaagaagaagaagaagaagaagaagaagaagaagaagaagaaggttagGATGCTTGGTTCCTATGCAAGAGGCCAAGCAACACAAGGATGCCATCAAAATGCGGGTTGCTTCATTAAACAACATACTGATTATTACCATGTACTAACTAAATAAATGTTCAGTTACAATCATCTGTTCCGTACCATAAACAAACAGCTGTGTCGCGACTTCATCTGTGTGTCCGCTGTcgaagatgcacacacagacatatttgcCAGCATCCTGCATCGTGGCTTTCTTAATGACCAATGTGGAAGAAGTCTCATCCACCTTTGACACCCTTTCTTCATCGTCGATGTCTTCACTGTCCTTCCGCCACGTtatttctccttctccaccagctaggacagaagaggagcagcaaagGAGGAAGAGACGAGATGGAAATAAATCCCTTTATCATCGTTACATCAAGAAGAAAATATCATTCACTTGTAAAAGCTTGATGTCAAATGAAATTGAAAAGACTCACCTTTACACAACAGTAGGGTCTCTTCGCCCACATGAACCTCCTGCTTTCTGGTAATAATCTCAATCTTTGCATctagaggatgaggagaagaatgtttttcttttgtaccCTTTTCACCTTTTTCCAAAAAAGTCTTAACAATCCGATTGCTATTACATAGATGTGTTCTCAAAAAAGACAGATGTGGTTTGAAGCACCTGACATGTAAGATCAGCTGAA
This genomic stretch from Gasterosteus aculeatus chromosome 20, fGasAcu3.hap1.1, whole genome shotgun sequence harbors:
- the ncam3 gene encoding neural cell adhesion molecule 1 isoform X2; the protein is MTKQSAVILQVTLMLLLQRIDAKIEIITRKQEVHVGEETLLLCKAGGEGEITWRKDSEDIDDEERVSKVDETSSTLVIKKATMQDAGKYVCVCIFDSGHTDEVATQLFVYEGPSFGSTQIHHEFLEGTRGVMPCLVTGQPAVDVHWLKDKKDISSDGQRVRRLPDRTVVFDPVKREDAGTYECQARIRGRDIEKLLRVSVVVNAPPFVHLREEEKKVMADTKVSLLCLVDGHPKPNITWLMPVAFDPSHHQFNSDRSELTMMSVTRADYGEYVCTATNKIAESSATIMLHVYEAPEVFVSAEQQSVAVGQRVSVSCNVSGHPQPELHWLNKHSGRTLNSTSFPVHVVDDALVIDEVIPSDGGMYSCMAVSIAGNASRDVTIHTQPGPPNYLSVSPGPSSVLFSLKTPPISGGTPITSFVLQWRQSATEQWKEITVPASAPLAITPLKPYTMYTVRLAALNAVGVGKFSDGKNIRTQAFRGEPDSPVVLSNEMKVEGNSFSVPLKQSDDGGTPMLHFDVRYRQDKEGTEWKEMQLPSNADSVSLQELSYGSDYKLEVVSVNRNGSSIPATFNFTIADQPVSSMTKGNVVAIVMVIFLVVFLVIDATCCYRNHCGLLMSIAVKIFGQKVPGLQMLEVGEGTNGEVKMKGISTPRGSVQHSDAKEQTLANDGGRLTEITCDKAPLTKHEKKTAGRGTHTANA
- the ncam3 gene encoding neural cell adhesion molecule 1 isoform X1, which produces MTKQSAVILQVTLMLLLQRIDAKIEIITRKQEVHVGEETLLLCKAGGEGEITWRKDSEDIDDEERVSKVDETSSTLVIKKATMQDAGKYVCVCIFDSGHTDEVATQLFVYEGPSFGSTQIHHEFLEGTRGVMPCLVTGQPAVDVHWLKDKKDISSDAGQRVRRLPDRTVVFDPVKREDAGTYECQARIRGRDIEKLLRVSVVVNAPPFVHLREEEKKVMADTKVSLLCLVDGHPKPNITWLMPVAFDPSHHQFNSDRSELTMMSVTRADYGEYVCTATNKIAESSATIMLHVYEAPEVFVSAEQQSVAVGQRVSVSCNVSGHPQPELHWLNKHSGRTLNSTSFPVHVVDDALVIDEVIPSDGGMYSCMAVSIAGNASRDVTIHTQPGPPNYLSVSPGPSSVLFSLKTPPISGGTPITSFVLQWRQSATEQWKEITVPASAPLAITPLKPYTMYTVRLAALNAVGVGKFSDGKNIRTQAFRGEPDSPVVLSNEMKVEGNSFSVPLKQSDDGGTPMLHFDVRYRQDKEGTEWKEMQLPSNADSVSLQELSYGSDYKLEVVSVNRNGSSIPATFNFTIADQPVSSMTKGNVVAIVMVIFLVVFLVIDATCCYRNHCGLLMSIAVKIFGQKVPGLQMLEVGEGTNGEVKMKGISTPRGSVQHSDAKEQTLANDGGRLTEITCDKAPLTKHEKKTAGRGTHTANA
- the ncam3 gene encoding neural cell adhesion molecule 1 isoform X3 — its product is MTKQSAVILQVTLMLLLQRIDAKIEIITRKQEVHVGEETLLLCKAGGEGEITWRKDSEDIDDEERVSKVDETSSTLVIKKATMQDAGKYVCVCIFDSGHTDEVATQLFVYEGPSFGSTQIHHEFLEGTRGVMPCLVTGQPAVDVHWLKDKKDISSDAGQRVRRLPDRTVVFDPVKREDAGTYECQARIRGRDIEKLLRVSVVVNAPPFVHLREEEKKVMADTKVSLLCLVDGHPKPNITWLMPVAFDPSHHQFNSDRSELTMMSVTRADYGEYVCTATNKIAESSATIMLHVYEAPEVFVSAEQQSVAVGQRVSVSCNVSGHPQPELHWLNKHSGRTLNSTSFPVHVVDDALVIDEVIPSDGGMYSCMAVSIAGNASRDVTIHTQPGPPNYLSVSPGPSSVLFSLKTPPISGGTPITSFVLQWRQSATEQWKEITVPASAPLAITPLKPYTMYTVRLAALNAVGVGKFSDGKNIRTQAFRGEPDSPVVLSNEMKVEGNSFSVPLKQSDDGGTPMLHFDVRYRQDKEGTEWKEMQLPSNADSVSLQELSYGSDYKLEVVSVNRNGSSIPATFNFTIADQPVSSMTKGNVVAIVMVIFLVVFLVIDATCCYRNHCGLLMSIAVKIFGQKVPGLQMLEVGEGTNGKKTAGRGTHTANA